The Petrotoga sp. 9PW.55.5.1 genome window below encodes:
- a CDS encoding pyridoxal phosphate-dependent aminotransferase: protein MLLSQRVLNTQFSPIRKLTPYAEKARKEGKKIYYLNIGQPDVETPKEFFEGIKKYSSNIVYYSHSAGLYELREAFSDYYKSWNIDFNPEELIVTTGGSEAVIFSLATVADPGDEVIVIEPFYANYKGFAEMLDVKLRPVKADPETGYAVPSREEFEKAYNNKVKAIIFSNPSNPTGAVYDFEEVKRIVDFAKEKDIFVISDEVYKEFTFDGKEHISLMDFEDKDRFILVDSVSKRYSLCGARIGVLASKNKKVMEQVMKFAQSRLSPPLMAQFGLLGLLKNLESDYLIRMQKEYQDRRDAVYEEISMIEGAVFKKPHGAFYFSVKLPVDDSEEFIKWMLTDFNINGETVMVSPLSGFYATPDAGKQEIRIAYVLNSDELRKACRILREAITTYNKR, encoded by the coding sequence ATGCTTCTTTCTCAAAGGGTTTTAAATACTCAATTTTCACCGATTAGAAAGCTTACACCTTATGCTGAAAAAGCAAGAAAAGAAGGGAAAAAAATATATTACCTAAACATAGGGCAACCTGACGTTGAAACCCCAAAAGAGTTCTTCGAGGGGATAAAAAAATACTCTTCTAACATTGTATATTACAGTCACTCAGCTGGATTATATGAGTTAAGAGAGGCTTTTTCTGATTATTATAAATCATGGAATATAGACTTTAATCCAGAAGAACTAATCGTCACTACGGGAGGAAGTGAGGCAGTTATTTTTTCTTTAGCAACAGTTGCCGATCCGGGTGATGAAGTAATTGTTATAGAGCCGTTCTACGCAAATTATAAAGGATTTGCTGAAATGCTAGATGTTAAACTGCGCCCTGTAAAAGCTGATCCCGAAACTGGTTATGCAGTACCTTCAAGAGAAGAGTTTGAAAAAGCTTATAACAACAAAGTTAAAGCGATTATTTTTTCAAACCCTTCAAACCCCACAGGCGCTGTGTATGACTTTGAAGAAGTTAAAAGAATAGTGGATTTCGCAAAGGAAAAAGATATATTTGTAATCTCTGATGAGGTATATAAAGAGTTTACCTTTGATGGGAAAGAGCATATTTCACTTATGGATTTTGAAGATAAAGATAGATTTATTTTGGTAGATAGTGTCTCAAAACGATACAGCTTATGTGGAGCAAGAATAGGAGTTCTAGCAAGCAAAAACAAAAAAGTTATGGAACAGGTTATGAAATTTGCTCAATCTAGGTTAAGCCCCCCTTTAATGGCACAGTTTGGGCTTTTAGGATTATTAAAAAATTTAGAAAGCGATTATTTAATCAGAATGCAAAAAGAGTATCAAGACAGAAGGGATGCGGTTTACGAAGAAATATCAATGATAGAAGGAGCTGTTTTCAAAAAGCCACATGGAGCTTTCTATTTTTCAGTAAAACTTCCTGTCGATGATTCAGAAGAGTTCATAAAATGGATGCTCACTGATTTTAATATAAATGGAGAAACGGTAATGGTTTCACCTTTATCTGGATTCTATGCTACCCCTGATGCTGGGAAGCAAGAAATTAGAATCGCCTATGTTTTAAATAGTGATGAATTGAGAAAGGCTTGTAGAATTTTAAGAGAAGCAATAACTACATATAATAAAAGATAA